A single window of Gemmatimonadaceae bacterium DNA harbors:
- a CDS encoding oligopeptide:H+ symporter codes for MSNQSPSAGAAAAQVPIPFQIRYIIGNEGCERFSFYGMRNILTVFLVSSLLAYLPEADRAGAAKDVFHTFVIGVYFFPLLGGWIADRLWGKYNTILWLSLVYCVGQLCLALFVDNKAGFYTGLGLIALGSGGIKPCVSSFVGDQFDQTNKHRAKVVFDAFYWIINFGSFFASLLMPIFLKQLGPAIAFGVPGLLMFISTVVLWLGRRHYVMVPPAPPDPHSFLRVSRTALASGGTGLALAVFGGLLAVGALILIPTFGVVISLCAALVAVIAFGGLGVQWQLERARGQHPDEAVEGVRAVLRVLVLFALVTPFWSLFDQKASTWVLQADLMSKPSWFQSSQMQALNPALVMLLIPFNNLVLFPAFKRFGYEMTALRRMTIGIVSSGLSWVVVGFMQVVLDGGTAFSIAWQVLPYALLTLGEVLVSATGLEFAYSQAPQSMKGTLMSFWLLAVTVGNLWVLVVNAGVKNATVTNLIASTGFGVTAFQMFFFAAFAFAAALVFGLRARSYKVVDHYRATA; via the coding sequence ATGAGCAACCAGTCCCCGAGCGCCGGCGCCGCCGCCGCGCAGGTGCCGATCCCGTTCCAGATCCGGTACATCATCGGCAACGAGGGATGCGAGCGCTTCTCCTTCTACGGAATGCGCAACATCCTGACCGTCTTCCTCGTGTCGTCGCTCCTGGCGTACCTGCCCGAGGCGGACCGCGCCGGCGCGGCCAAGGACGTGTTCCACACCTTCGTCATCGGCGTCTACTTCTTCCCGCTCCTCGGCGGCTGGATCGCCGACCGCCTGTGGGGGAAGTACAACACGATTCTCTGGCTGAGCCTCGTCTACTGCGTCGGACAGCTCTGCCTTGCGCTGTTCGTGGACAACAAGGCGGGATTCTACACGGGGCTCGGCCTGATTGCGCTCGGCTCGGGCGGCATCAAGCCGTGCGTGTCGTCCTTCGTGGGCGATCAGTTCGACCAGACGAACAAGCACCGCGCCAAGGTGGTGTTCGACGCGTTCTACTGGATCATCAACTTCGGCTCGTTCTTCGCGTCGCTGCTGATGCCCATCTTCCTCAAGCAACTCGGGCCGGCCATCGCCTTCGGTGTCCCCGGGCTGCTGATGTTCATTTCCACCGTCGTGCTGTGGCTGGGGCGCAGGCACTACGTGATGGTCCCCCCGGCGCCGCCGGATCCGCACTCATTCCTGCGCGTGTCGCGGACCGCGCTCGCATCGGGTGGAACGGGCCTCGCGCTGGCGGTCTTCGGCGGGCTGCTCGCCGTCGGGGCGCTGATCCTCATTCCGACGTTTGGTGTGGTGATCTCGCTCTGCGCGGCACTCGTCGCCGTCATCGCCTTTGGCGGGCTCGGCGTGCAGTGGCAGCTCGAGCGCGCGCGCGGACAGCACCCGGACGAAGCCGTGGAGGGCGTGCGCGCGGTGCTGCGCGTCCTGGTGCTGTTCGCGCTGGTGACTCCCTTCTGGTCGCTCTTCGACCAGAAGGCGTCGACATGGGTGCTGCAGGCGGACCTGATGAGCAAGCCGAGCTGGTTCCAGTCGTCGCAGATGCAGGCGCTGAATCCGGCGCTCGTGATGCTACTGATCCCGTTCAACAACCTGGTGCTCTTTCCCGCGTTCAAGCGCTTCGGCTACGAGATGACGGCGCTGCGGCGCATGACCATCGGCATCGTCTCATCCGGCCTCTCGTGGGTGGTCGTGGGCTTCATGCAGGTGGTGCTCGACGGCGGCACGGCATTCTCGATTGCGTGGCAGGTGCTGCCGTACGCGCTGCTCACCCTCGGCGAGGTGCTGGTGTCGGCCACCGGACTGGAGTTCGCGTACAGCCAGGCGCCGCAGTCAATGAAGGGGACGCTGATGAGCTTCTGGCTGCTCGCGGTGACGGTTGGCAACCTGTGGGTGCTGGTCGTGAATGCCGGCGTCAAGAATGCGACGGTCACGAACCTCATCGCCTCCACCGGCTTCGGCGTCACGGCCTTCCAGATGTTCTTCTTCGCCGCGTTCGCGTTTGCGGCGGCGCTGGTCTTCGGTCTGCGCGCCCGCTCGTACAAGGTGGTCGACCACTACCGGGCCACGGCCTGA
- a CDS encoding shikimate kinase, translated as MATAAHLVLVGIPGAGKSTVGRELARRLRWPFVDLDDEITRQAGMSVREIFTRHGETQFRALERAATERLARTETPAVVAPGGGWITVSGLVELVRPPSQLIWLQLSPARALERLGAGIKHRPLLAGDDALAALTTLLTAREAYYLQADHTLSVESMTPAEAAEAILALAGR; from the coding sequence GTGGCGACGGCCGCACATCTCGTTCTCGTCGGCATTCCGGGGGCGGGGAAGTCCACGGTCGGCCGCGAGCTGGCCCGCCGGCTGCGGTGGCCATTCGTTGACCTCGACGACGAGATCACGAGGCAGGCGGGGATGAGCGTGCGCGAGATCTTCACTCGCCACGGCGAGACGCAATTCCGTGCGCTGGAGCGCGCGGCGACGGAACGTCTCGCGCGGACCGAAACGCCCGCGGTGGTCGCGCCCGGCGGCGGCTGGATCACCGTGTCCGGGCTCGTTGAACTGGTCCGCCCCCCCTCGCAGCTCATCTGGCTGCAGCTTTCTCCGGCTCGCGCGCTGGAGCGCCTCGGGGCCGGGATCAAGCATCGTCCGTTGCTTGCGGGGGACGATGCGCTGGCCGCGCTGACTACGTTATTGACAGCGCGTGAGGCCTACTATCTGCAAGCAGATCATACGCTTAGCGTCGAATCGATGACGCCAGCGGAGGCGGCCGAGGCGATATTGGCGCTTGCCGGCCGTTGA
- the topA gene encoding type I DNA topoisomerase translates to MAAKKKTTTRKKTAARKSAPRSAASEELHDAESEAHAAGRALVIVESPAKAKTIGKYLGSAYAVKATVGHVRDLPERTLGIDVERGFEPEYVTIPGKEKTLAELKSAAKNARSVFIATDPDREGEAIAWHVRGQVARRNGPPIRRVLFHEITKEAVTKAIDSAGEIDQRKVDAQQARRVLDRLVGYKASPLLWKTVKKGLSAGRVQTVALRMLVEREREIRAFRPTEYWTIAATLEHDGQAFTAKLHHIDGHKPEIATEAAAQAILRDLAGRKTFDVTDIKRRERRKNPAAPFTTSTLQQEAAKKLGFGSKRTMRLAQNLYEGIELGKAEGAVGMITYMRTDSSRVAESAALAARDYLRQHYAEEFLAKGPQLYGAGKDSNAQDAHEGIRPTDPSRTPEHVAKHLTPDQLKLYTLVWQRFMASQMSPAIFDTTTVDFDLGRYLFRATGSVIKFKGFLSLYKEAREEGEGKALEDEQALPAIEPGEHAPVREIVPSQHFTEPPPRYSEASLVKELEKLGIGRPSTYASIISTLTDRHYAELEQRRFFPTPLGESVEKVMVKQFPDVFNVGFTSEMEGELDKVEEGNLEWHEVLRDFYGPFEQSLNDVNVEALIREAHDLGALESEKCPQCGGKLLPKGGFFGPFVACENHPKTCKYTRPLKGERVAPVMTDYPCPLCSKPMVIRRGRSGEFLGCSTFPKCRGTRSMPTGVKCPKDGGDIAARRSKKRGKAFYGCENYPTCDFVCWDKPVLEVCPECGFTGAEAKSNKTRGHFRKCLKCANEWAVEAPQDAEGEAVGAA, encoded by the coding sequence ATGGCCGCCAAGAAGAAGACCACCACCCGCAAGAAGACCGCCGCGCGCAAGAGCGCGCCGCGCTCTGCCGCGAGCGAAGAGCTCCACGACGCGGAGAGCGAGGCGCACGCCGCCGGTCGGGCGCTCGTCATCGTCGAGTCGCCCGCCAAGGCCAAGACCATTGGCAAGTATCTCGGCAGCGCGTATGCCGTGAAGGCCACGGTGGGCCACGTCCGCGACCTCCCCGAACGCACCCTCGGCATCGACGTCGAACGCGGCTTCGAGCCGGAATACGTGACGATCCCCGGCAAGGAGAAGACGCTCGCCGAACTCAAGAGTGCCGCGAAGAATGCGCGCTCCGTCTTCATCGCGACCGACCCTGACCGCGAGGGCGAGGCGATTGCCTGGCATGTGCGCGGGCAGGTGGCCCGCCGGAACGGCCCGCCGATCCGGCGCGTGCTGTTCCACGAGATCACCAAGGAGGCGGTGACCAAGGCCATCGACTCGGCCGGCGAGATCGACCAGCGCAAGGTGGACGCGCAGCAGGCGCGCCGCGTCCTCGACCGCCTGGTCGGCTACAAGGCGAGCCCGCTCCTGTGGAAGACCGTCAAGAAGGGGCTCTCCGCGGGGCGCGTGCAAACCGTGGCGCTGCGCATGCTCGTGGAGCGTGAGCGGGAGATTCGCGCGTTCCGGCCGACGGAATACTGGACGATTGCCGCCACGCTCGAGCATGACGGCCAGGCATTCACCGCCAAGCTGCATCACATCGACGGCCACAAGCCGGAGATCGCCACCGAGGCGGCCGCGCAGGCGATCCTGCGCGACCTCGCCGGCCGCAAGACGTTCGACGTCACCGACATCAAGCGGCGCGAGCGCCGCAAGAATCCGGCGGCGCCGTTCACCACGTCCACGCTGCAGCAGGAAGCGGCCAAGAAGCTCGGCTTCGGCTCCAAGCGCACCATGCGCCTGGCGCAGAACCTCTACGAGGGCATCGAGCTCGGAAAGGCCGAGGGCGCGGTGGGCATGATCACGTACATGCGCACCGACTCGAGCCGCGTGGCAGAGAGCGCGGCGCTGGCGGCGCGCGACTACCTGCGCCAGCACTACGCCGAGGAGTTCCTCGCCAAGGGACCGCAGCTGTACGGGGCGGGGAAGGACAGCAACGCGCAGGACGCGCACGAAGGCATCCGGCCGACGGATCCGTCGCGCACGCCCGAGCACGTGGCCAAGCACCTGACGCCCGACCAGCTCAAGCTCTACACGCTCGTCTGGCAGCGCTTCATGGCGTCGCAGATGTCGCCGGCGATCTTCGACACGACGACGGTGGACTTCGATCTTGGGCGGTACCTGTTCCGCGCCACCGGGTCGGTCATCAAGTTCAAGGGCTTCCTGTCGCTCTACAAGGAGGCCCGCGAGGAGGGCGAGGGGAAGGCGCTCGAGGACGAGCAGGCCCTGCCCGCCATCGAGCCGGGCGAGCACGCGCCGGTGCGCGAGATCGTTCCCAGCCAGCACTTCACCGAGCCGCCGCCGCGCTACTCCGAGGCGTCGCTGGTGAAGGAGCTCGAGAAGCTCGGCATCGGGCGGCCGTCCACGTACGCGAGCATCATCTCGACGCTCACCGACCGGCACTACGCCGAGCTCGAGCAGCGCCGCTTCTTCCCCACGCCGCTCGGCGAGAGCGTGGAGAAGGTGATGGTGAAGCAGTTCCCCGACGTCTTTAACGTGGGCTTCACGTCGGAGATGGAGGGCGAACTCGACAAGGTGGAAGAGGGCAACCTCGAGTGGCACGAGGTGCTCCGCGATTTCTACGGCCCCTTCGAGCAGTCGCTCAACGACGTGAACGTCGAGGCGCTCATCCGCGAGGCGCACGACCTCGGCGCGCTCGAGTCGGAGAAGTGTCCGCAGTGCGGCGGCAAGCTCCTGCCGAAGGGCGGATTCTTCGGGCCGTTCGTCGCCTGCGAGAATCATCCCAAGACGTGCAAGTACACGCGTCCGCTCAAGGGCGAACGCGTGGCGCCGGTCATGACCGACTACCCGTGTCCGCTCTGCAGCAAGCCGATGGTCATTCGGCGCGGCCGGTCGGGGGAGTTCCTCGGCTGCTCGACGTTTCCCAAGTGCCGCGGCACGCGTTCCATGCCGACCGGAGTGAAGTGCCCCAAGGACGGCGGCGACATTGCCGCGCGGCGCAGCAAGAAGCGCGGCAAGGCGTTCTACGGGTGCGAGAACTATCCCACGTGCGACTTTGTCTGCTGGGACAAGCCGGTGCTCGAGGTCTGCCCGGAGTGCGGCTTCACCGGCGCCGAGGCGAAGAGCAACAAGACGCGCGGCCACTTCCGGAAGTGCCTCAAGTGCGCCAACGAATGGGCCGTCGAGGCGCCGCAGGACGCCGAGGGCGAGGCCGTGGGAGCGGCGTGA
- the trmFO gene encoding methylenetetrahydrofolate--tRNA-(uracil(54)-C(5))-methyltransferase (FADH(2)-oxidizing) TrmFO translates to MTRDVHVVGGGLAGSEAAFQLAERGHRVVLHEMRGVRGTPAHQTDRLAELVCSNTFKSTELTNAHGLLKAEMRLLGSIVLAAADTARVAAGSALAVDRDLFSAAVHDRVVSHPRITVTREEVTALPAAPCLVATGPLTSDALAQSIAARLGLQSLAFYDAIAPIIAIESIDTTVAFRAARWNKETMPESEAGAQAQWGAGAQAQGSAGEGDGAPAIPAPEGAYLNCPMDKGQYEAFMDALAEADQFTAHEFDKVPYFEGCMPVEEMARRGRESLRFGPMKPVGLRDPRTGKRPWAVVQLRAEDRAGRMWNIVGCQTRLRIPEQQRVFRMIPGLEHAEFLRFGSIHRNTYLNAPAALTPHLSLRDDPQVLFAGQLTGVEGYTESTATGLLAAINLSRMLTGEEPVIPPPVTMLGALYRHLREADAAHFQPMNANFGLLEELADPPRDKQKKRALYAERSLAAMQTWMTEHGLA, encoded by the coding sequence GTGACGCGAGACGTCCATGTGGTTGGAGGCGGCCTCGCCGGCAGCGAGGCCGCCTTTCAGTTGGCGGAGCGCGGGCATCGCGTGGTGCTTCACGAGATGCGCGGCGTGCGCGGCACGCCTGCGCACCAGACCGATCGCCTGGCCGAGCTGGTGTGCAGCAACACCTTCAAGAGCACCGAGCTGACCAACGCGCACGGCCTGCTGAAGGCGGAGATGCGGCTGCTCGGTTCGATCGTCCTCGCGGCGGCCGACACGGCGCGCGTGGCGGCGGGGAGCGCGCTGGCGGTGGACCGCGACCTCTTCTCGGCGGCCGTGCACGATCGCGTCGTCTCGCATCCTCGCATCACCGTGACGCGCGAGGAGGTGACCGCGCTGCCCGCGGCGCCGTGCCTGGTGGCCACGGGGCCGCTCACCAGCGACGCGCTGGCCCAGAGCATTGCGGCGCGGCTCGGGCTACAGTCGCTGGCATTCTACGATGCCATCGCGCCGATCATCGCCATCGAGTCGATCGACACGACAGTGGCGTTTCGGGCGGCGCGGTGGAATAAGGAAACAATGCCTGAGTCCGAGGCAGGGGCACAGGCACAGTGGGGTGCAGGGGCACAGGCACAGGGGAGTGCCGGGGAAGGGGACGGCGCACCGGCGATCCCGGCGCCGGAGGGGGCGTACCTCAACTGCCCGATGGACAAGGGGCAGTATGAGGCATTCATGGATGCGCTCGCGGAAGCCGATCAATTCACCGCCCACGAGTTCGACAAGGTGCCGTACTTCGAGGGGTGCATGCCCGTCGAGGAGATGGCGCGGCGCGGGCGGGAGTCGCTGCGGTTCGGGCCGATGAAGCCGGTGGGACTGCGCGACCCGCGCACGGGTAAGCGCCCGTGGGCGGTGGTGCAGCTGCGCGCGGAGGACCGGGCCGGGCGGATGTGGAACATCGTCGGGTGCCAGACGCGGCTTCGCATTCCCGAACAGCAGCGCGTCTTCCGGATGATCCCCGGGCTCGAGCACGCGGAGTTCCTGCGCTTCGGCTCGATTCATCGCAACACATATCTCAACGCCCCGGCCGCGCTCACGCCGCACCTCTCGCTGCGCGACGACCCGCAGGTGCTGTTCGCGGGGCAGCTCACCGGCGTCGAGGGCTACACCGAGAGCACCGCGACCGGACTGCTGGCGGCCATCAACCTGTCACGTATGCTGACGGGGGAGGAGCCCGTTATTCCGCCGCCGGTCACGATGCTGGGGGCGTTGTATCGCCACCTGCGTGAGGCCGACGCTGCGCACTTCCAGCCGATGAACGCGAACTTCGGTCTTCTCGAAGAGCTCGCCGATCCGCCGCGCGACAAGCAGAAGAAGCGCGCGTTGTACGCGGAGCGGTCGCTGGCGGCGATGCAGACGTGGATGACGGAGCACGGGCTGGCGTAG
- a CDS encoding DinB family protein, with amino-acid sequence MPDAALLHEIRRWYAYADWANAHMLDACDTLDPAALTREMGTSFGSVLGTLQHLYGADWVWSERFLGRSPTAGPALDALTSVPALREAWGRLAAERSRMLDTIDPAQTAAPLAYRNLKGEAFAWPLGDLLFHVSNHATYHRGQVMQMVRQLGGTARSTDFVLWLAAAR; translated from the coding sequence ATGCCTGACGCAGCCCTGCTGCACGAGATTCGTCGCTGGTACGCCTACGCCGACTGGGCCAACGCCCACATGCTCGACGCCTGCGACACACTCGACCCGGCCGCGCTGACGCGCGAGATGGGAACGAGCTTCGGTTCGGTGCTCGGCACGCTCCAGCACCTCTACGGCGCCGACTGGGTCTGGTCGGAGCGGTTTCTGGGCCGTTCGCCCACCGCGGGGCCCGCGCTGGACGCGCTCACCTCCGTGCCGGCATTGCGCGAGGCCTGGGGCCGGCTCGCCGCCGAGCGCTCGCGCATGCTCGACACGATCGACCCGGCGCAAACGGCGGCTCCTCTCGCCTACCGCAACCTGAAGGGCGAAGCGTTCGCGTGGCCGCTGGGCGACCTGCTCTTCCACGTCTCGAACCACGCGACGTACCACCGGGGCCAGGTGATGCAGATGGTCCGACAGCTCGGTGGGACCGCGCGGAGCACGGACTTCGTCCTCTGGCTCGCCGCCGCGCGCTGA
- a CDS encoding tyrosine recombinase codes for MADLLADFLTHLAKERDVSPHTVAAYERDLGELREFLGRHYGDPDWTWGQVDRLALRAWMAHLARRGLAKRSIARALSAARTFYRFLHANDLVASNPARAVGSPKIEKYLPGHLDRRQVDTLLQALQTRAQEGRHRDVMALAMIELLYSCGLRLSELRGINRSDLDLLAGQVKVRGKGRKERIIPVGTHAQRALREFERKRDEVIARVGPAADRQAFFLSDRGRRASLSTIQKAITGWLAQVDEGAGLSTHSLRHTFATHLLDAGADLRAVQELLGHASVSTTQIYTHTSVERLKQVHRQAHPRA; via the coding sequence ATGGCCGACCTGCTCGCCGACTTCCTCACCCATCTCGCCAAGGAGCGCGACGTCTCGCCCCATACGGTCGCGGCCTACGAGCGCGACCTCGGCGAACTGCGCGAATTCCTGGGGCGGCACTACGGCGATCCCGACTGGACATGGGGGCAGGTCGACCGGCTCGCCCTGCGCGCCTGGATGGCGCACCTCGCGCGCCGCGGACTCGCCAAGCGCTCCATCGCCCGCGCGCTCAGCGCGGCTCGCACCTTCTACCGCTTTCTGCACGCCAACGACCTCGTCGCCAGCAATCCGGCGCGCGCCGTTGGCTCACCGAAGATCGAGAAGTACCTGCCGGGGCATCTCGACCGACGGCAGGTGGACACGCTGCTGCAGGCGCTGCAGACGCGGGCACAAGAAGGCCGCCACCGCGACGTCATGGCGCTGGCGATGATCGAGCTGCTCTACTCCTGCGGCCTCCGCCTCAGCGAGCTCCGCGGCATCAACCGGTCGGACCTCGACCTCCTCGCCGGGCAGGTGAAGGTGCGCGGCAAGGGGCGCAAGGAGCGCATCATCCCCGTGGGAACGCACGCGCAGCGCGCCCTGCGCGAGTTCGAGCGCAAGCGCGACGAGGTGATCGCGCGGGTCGGTCCCGCTGCCGATCGCCAGGCCTTCTTCCTCTCCGATCGGGGCAGGCGCGCGAGCCTGTCCACGATCCAGAAGGCGATCACCGGATGGCTCGCCCAGGTGGATGAAGGGGCGGGGCTCAGCACGCATTCGTTGCGCCATACCTTCGCGACGCACCTGCTGGATGCCGGCGCCGACCTGCGTGCCGTGCAGGAGCTTCTGGGGCACGCCTCGGTGAGCACGACGCAGATCTACACGCACACGAGCGTCGAGCGACTCAAGCAGGTGCACCGGCAGGCGCACCCGCGCGCCTAG
- a CDS encoding DUF494 family protein has product MTFRVLGPHERGRFAPEAWGHLLALSGAGILNAAELEQVIERALLQLEGRIALDDLRALMESAGLADSGTLPEPGTLH; this is encoded by the coding sequence ATGACCTTTCGCGTCCTTGGTCCGCACGAACGCGGCCGCTTCGCGCCTGAAGCGTGGGGCCACCTGCTCGCCCTCAGTGGAGCGGGGATTCTCAATGCGGCGGAGCTCGAGCAGGTGATCGAGCGCGCCCTGCTGCAACTCGAAGGACGCATCGCCCTCGACGACCTGCGCGCCCTGATGGAGAGCGCCGGGCTCGCTGATTCAGGTACACTCCCGGAACCCGGGACCTTGCACTAG
- a CDS encoding deoxynucleoside kinase, producing the protein MLLGVAGMIGCGKSTLANALAKRFGLQLALESVDAENPWLDLFYDGEQGMRTFGLHLQLHFLATRFESLRKMRAMGGSWVLDRTWYEDAEIFARGLYEQGYMNSNDWELYQRLYAELLHAPAARPPRLLVYLYGPFDTIMDRILTRGRPKEKDTDPEYFASLHTRYDRWIEGFRRCKVLRIDVRDYDLFADPGAVDDIATRVRLELEKELPQTELWPALKRRKEPFAPG; encoded by the coding sequence ATGCTTCTTGGTGTCGCCGGCATGATTGGCTGCGGGAAATCGACGCTCGCCAACGCCCTCGCAAAACGCTTCGGTCTCCAGCTCGCGCTGGAAAGCGTCGACGCGGAGAATCCCTGGCTCGACCTGTTCTACGACGGCGAGCAGGGGATGCGCACGTTCGGGCTGCACCTGCAGCTCCACTTCCTGGCGACGCGCTTTGAGAGCCTGCGCAAGATGCGCGCGATGGGCGGCAGTTGGGTGCTCGACCGCACGTGGTACGAGGACGCGGAGATCTTCGCGCGCGGGCTGTACGAGCAGGGGTACATGAACTCCAACGACTGGGAGCTGTACCAGCGCCTGTACGCCGAACTGCTGCACGCGCCGGCGGCGCGGCCGCCGCGGCTGCTCGTTTACCTCTACGGTCCGTTCGACACCATCATGGACCGGATCCTGACGCGCGGCCGGCCCAAGGAGAAGGACACCGATCCGGAGTACTTCGCCTCGCTGCACACCCGCTACGACCGGTGGATCGAGGGATTCCGCCGCTGCAAGGTGCTGCGCATCGACGTCCGCGACTACGACCTCTTCGCCGACCCGGGCGCCGTGGATGACATCGCGACCCGCGTGCGCCTCGAGCTCGAGAAGGAACTCCCGCAGACCGAGCTGTGGCCGGCGCTGAAGCGCCGCAAGGAACCGTTCGCTCCGGGATGA
- the pdxB gene encoding 4-phosphoerythronate dehydrogenase PdxB yields the protein MTTPRALTIVVDDKIPFLRGVLEPYATVVYRDGRRIAPDDVRDADALIVRTRTVCGPALLADSRVRFIASATIGHDHIDTAFCAARGIAWTNAAGCNAASVQQYMGSVLAHRHRAHGLRLRGRTMGIVGVGHVGRRVEQLARALGMRVLRNDPPRERDEGDEGFVSLDELWETADVITLHVPLTRTGRDATVHLADAARLGQLRPDQVLINTSRGEVVDTTALAATLKRRPLAAIVLDVWENEPAIDRELMRLVSLATPHIAGYSADGKANGTAMSVQAISRAFGLPLNAWTPPDLPAPPSLALHEDCRGREPEDVLCSLMLATYDPLGDDRALRASPETFEEQRTAHPLRRDWPVWAVTLTAPPSELIERVSSLGFRSVTSAP from the coding sequence ATGACCACCCCGCGCGCACTCACGATCGTCGTCGACGACAAGATTCCGTTCCTGCGGGGCGTGCTCGAGCCGTACGCGACGGTGGTCTACCGCGACGGACGTCGCATCGCTCCCGACGACGTCCGCGACGCGGATGCGCTGATCGTCCGCACCCGCACCGTTTGCGGGCCGGCCCTGCTGGCCGACTCGCGCGTCCGGTTCATCGCCAGCGCGACCATCGGGCACGATCACATCGACACCGCCTTCTGCGCCGCGCGCGGCATTGCGTGGACCAACGCGGCCGGCTGCAACGCCGCCTCCGTCCAGCAATACATGGGATCGGTGCTGGCACACCGGCATCGCGCGCACGGGCTCCGGTTGCGCGGACGGACCATGGGCATTGTCGGCGTCGGGCACGTCGGCCGTCGGGTGGAGCAACTGGCCCGCGCGCTTGGCATGCGCGTGCTGCGCAACGATCCGCCGCGCGAGCGCGACGAAGGCGACGAGGGCTTCGTCTCCCTCGATGAACTGTGGGAGACGGCGGACGTCATCACCCTGCATGTGCCGCTGACCCGCACCGGCCGCGATGCCACCGTGCACCTCGCCGACGCCGCGCGGCTCGGGCAGCTTCGGCCGGACCAGGTGCTCATCAACACGTCGCGCGGCGAGGTCGTCGACACCACCGCGCTCGCGGCGACCCTGAAGCGGCGTCCGCTCGCCGCCATCGTCCTGGACGTTTGGGAAAACGAGCCCGCTATAGACCGGGAGCTGATGCGACTCGTCTCCCTCGCCACACCGCACATCGCCGGATATTCCGCCGACGGCAAGGCCAACGGCACGGCGATGAGCGTGCAGGCGATCAGCCGCGCCTTTGGCCTCCCGCTGAACGCATGGACGCCGCCGGACCTGCCCGCCCCTCCCTCGCTCGCCTTGCACGAGGACTGCCGCGGGCGGGAGCCGGAAGACGTGCTCTGCAGCCTGATGCTCGCGACCTATGATCCGCTGGGGGATGACCGGGCGCTGCGCGCGTCACCCGAGACGTTCGAAGAGCAGCGCACGGCGCATCCGCTGCGGCGCGACTGGCCTGTCTGGGCCGTCACACTCACCGCGCCTCCGAGCGAACTGATCGAACGCGTGTCGAGCCTCGGCTTCCGCTCCGTGACCAGCGCTCCCTGA
- the aroC gene encoding chorismate synthase, translated as MTIRFTTAGESHGPALVSIVEGVPAGLSLLAEQVNIDLARRQQGYGRGRRMQIERDEVEFLSGVRAGETLGSPVAMLIRNRDWKNWQEIMDPAPRDEDSAGARKRAVHRPRPGHADLSGLLKYDRDDARDILERASARETTARVAAGAIARRLLAECDVTVGSHLVHLGGIDAQRPDVLPVDLNAAADASPLRTLDPQAEQQMIARIDAAKKDGNTLGGICEVVVDGLPVGLGSHVSWDRRLDGRLGQAMLSIPAVKGVELGLGFETARRTGAEVHDEIEMAPGRTRSGNVRRKTNRAGGTEGGMTTGEPLVIRVAMKPISTLMRPLGTVDTTTGASAEAVAERSDVTAVPAMGVIAEAMAALVLADAMVEKFGGDSMAELRRNLETYLAHVASRLG; from the coding sequence GTGACAATCCGCTTCACCACAGCCGGCGAATCCCACGGCCCCGCGCTGGTCTCGATTGTTGAAGGCGTTCCCGCCGGCCTCTCCCTCCTCGCCGAGCAGGTCAACATCGATCTTGCGCGACGGCAGCAAGGCTACGGCCGCGGGCGCCGCATGCAGATCGAGCGCGACGAGGTCGAATTCCTCTCGGGCGTGCGGGCCGGTGAAACGCTGGGTTCACCCGTCGCCATGCTCATTCGCAATCGCGACTGGAAGAACTGGCAGGAGATCATGGACCCGGCGCCGCGTGACGAGGACTCGGCCGGCGCGCGCAAGCGCGCCGTGCACCGCCCGCGCCCCGGGCACGCCGACCTGTCCGGCCTGCTGAAGTACGACCGCGACGACGCGCGTGACATCCTGGAGCGCGCGTCCGCGCGCGAGACGACCGCGCGCGTCGCCGCGGGCGCCATCGCGCGCCGCCTGCTCGCCGAATGCGACGTCACCGTCGGCTCGCACCTGGTGCATCTCGGCGGCATCGATGCCCAGCGCCCCGACGTTCTCCCCGTCGACCTGAACGCCGCCGCCGATGCCTCGCCCCTGCGCACGCTCGACCCGCAGGCCGAGCAGCAGATGATTGCGCGCATCGATGCGGCCAAGAAGGACGGGAACACCCTGGGCGGCATCTGCGAAGTGGTGGTGGACGGGCTCCCGGTGGGGCTAGGGTCGCACGTGAGCTGGGATCGGCGCCTCGACGGCCGGTTGGGGCAGGCCATGCTTTCGATCCCCGCGGTGAAGGGCGTGGAGCTCGGGCTGGGCTTCGAAACGGCGCGTCGTACCGGCGCCGAGGTGCACGACGAGATCGAGATGGCCCCGGGGCGCACGCGCAGCGGCAACGTGCGGCGCAAGACCAACCGGGCCGGCGGCACCGAGGGCGGCATGACGACTGGCGAACCCCTCGTCATTCGGGTCGCCATGAAGCCGATCAGCACGCTGATGCGTCCCCTCGGCACGGTCGACACGACGACGGGCGCGAGCGCCGAGGCGGTGGCCGAGCGCAGCGACGTCACGGCCGTCCCGGCGATGGGCGTGATTGCCGAGGCGATGGCCGCGCTTGTGCTCGCGGACGCGATGGTCGAGAAGTTCGGCGGCGACTCGATGGCCGAATTGCGGCGCAATCTCGAGACGTACCTGGCGCACGTGGCAAGCCGGCTGGGCTGA